A genome region from Bradyrhizobium sp. WSM1417 includes the following:
- a CDS encoding DsbE family thiol:disulfide interchange protein yields the protein MSEQSTSAPPQRRTFLMVLPLIAFIGLALLFWFRLGSGDPSRIPSALIGRPVPQTTLPPLEGLQADNAQIPSLDPVAFKGKVSLVNVWASWCVPCHDEAPLLTELAKDKRFQLVGINYKDAADNARRFLGRYGNPFGRVGVDANGRASIEWGVYGVPETFVVGREGTIVYKLVGPITPDNLRTVLLPQMEKALKAAGS from the coding sequence ATGAGCGAGCAATCGACGTCCGCTCCGCCGCAGCGCCGTACCTTCCTGATGGTGCTGCCGCTGATTGCGTTCATCGGCCTGGCGCTGCTGTTCTGGTTCCGGCTCGGCAGCGGCGATCCCTCGCGAATTCCGTCCGCGCTGATCGGACGGCCCGTGCCGCAAACCACGCTGCCGCCGCTCGAGGGATTGCAGGCTGACAACGCCCAGATCCCCAGCCTCGATCCCGTCGCGTTCAAGGGCAAGGTCAGCCTCGTCAATGTCTGGGCGTCCTGGTGCGTGCCGTGCCACGACGAGGCGCCGCTGCTGACCGAATTGGCAAAAGACAAACGCTTCCAGCTCGTCGGCATCAACTACAAGGATGCCGCCGACAACGCGCGGCGCTTCCTGGGGCGCTACGGCAACCCGTTCGGCCGCGTCGGCGTCGATGCCAACGGCCGCGCCTCGATCGAATGGGGCGTCTATGGCGTGCCGGAGACTTTTGTCGTCGGTCGCGAAGGCACCATCGTCTACAAGCTGGTGGGACCGATCACGCCGGACAATCTGCGGACGGTGTTGCTGCCGCAGATGGAGAAGGCGTTGAAGGCGGCGGGGAGCTGA
- the ccmD gene encoding heme exporter protein CcmD has protein sequence MIMSLGPYASFIVTSYAAAALVVVILIGWIVLDYRSQTQRLRELERSGVTRRSGRSSTDQP, from the coding sequence ATGATCATGTCGCTCGGTCCCTACGCATCTTTCATCGTGACATCCTATGCCGCGGCCGCCCTTGTGGTCGTGATCCTGATCGGCTGGATCGTGCTCGATTATCGTAGCCAGACACAGCGCCTGCGCGAGCTCGAGCGCAGCGGCGTGACCCGCCGCTCCGGCCGTAGCTCGACCGATCAGCCATGA
- a CDS encoding heme ABC transporter permease → MTLIDLANPTRFLALTARLLPWLAAATIILLAIGLYQSATAPDDYQQGATVKIMFIHVPNAWLSMFVWGVMSIASLGTLVWRHPLADVAAKAAAPIGAAFTFLALLTGSLWGRPMWGTYWEWDARLTSVLILFLMYLGLMALWRAVDDPSRAARAAAVLTLVGALNLPIIKFSVDWWNTLHQPASVMRMGGSSLDKSFLIPLLVMAIAFTLLFVTLHLAAMRNEILRRRVRSLQMIQASRVAFSEVGTGAREGSTSKEAGAA, encoded by the coding sequence ATGACGCTGATCGACCTCGCCAACCCCACACGGTTCCTCGCGCTGACGGCGCGGCTGTTGCCATGGCTTGCGGCTGCGACAATCATCCTGCTCGCGATCGGGCTCTATCAGTCCGCCACCGCGCCCGACGACTATCAGCAGGGCGCGACCGTGAAGATCATGTTCATCCACGTGCCCAATGCCTGGCTGTCGATGTTCGTGTGGGGCGTGATGAGCATCGCCTCGCTGGGCACGCTGGTGTGGCGGCATCCGCTCGCCGACGTCGCCGCCAAAGCGGCAGCCCCGATCGGCGCCGCCTTCACCTTCCTCGCGCTGCTGACGGGCTCGCTGTGGGGCCGGCCGATGTGGGGCACCTATTGGGAATGGGACGCGCGGCTGACCTCGGTGCTGATCCTGTTCCTGATGTATCTCGGCCTGATGGCGCTGTGGCGCGCGGTCGACGATCCCTCCCGCGCGGCGCGCGCCGCCGCCGTGCTGACGCTGGTCGGCGCGCTCAACCTGCCGATCATCAAGTTCTCGGTCGACTGGTGGAACACGCTGCACCAGCCGGCGTCAGTGATGCGGATGGGCGGCTCGTCGCTCGACAAATCCTTTTTGATTCCGTTGCTGGTGATGGCGATCGCGTTCACCCTGCTGTTCGTCACGCTGCATCTGGCTGCGATGCGCAACGAGATTTTGCGTCGGCGCGTGCGGTCCCTGCAGATGATACAGGCGAGTCGTGTGGCGTTTTCAGAAGTCGGCACCGGCGCGCGCGAAGGCAGCACGTCAAAAGAAGCTGGGGCTGCATGA
- the ccmB gene encoding heme exporter protein CcmB gives MTALSALIRRDIRIALRVGGGALIGVLFFLTVVVLMPFAVGPDLALLSRLGPAILWLGALLASLLTLDRLFMADHEDGSLDLITMSRTPLELACAAKALAHWLAAGLPLIVATPVLGLLLNLDMVATGAVALTLLAGTPALTFTGMIGAALAVTLHRGGLLMAVLVLPLSIPVLIFGVAASQAVIVGPMTFGAPFSILCALSLVSLVIGPFAAAASLKHGLD, from the coding sequence ATGACCGCCCTGTCCGCCCTCATTCGCCGGGACATCCGGATCGCGCTCCGCGTCGGCGGCGGGGCGTTGATTGGCGTGCTGTTCTTTCTGACCGTGGTGGTGCTGATGCCGTTTGCGGTGGGGCCGGATCTGGCGCTGCTGTCGCGGCTCGGGCCGGCGATCCTGTGGCTGGGGGCGCTGCTGGCGAGCCTGCTCACCCTGGACCGGCTGTTCATGGCCGACCACGAGGACGGCTCGCTCGACCTGATCACGATGAGCCGGACGCCGCTGGAACTCGCCTGCGCGGCGAAGGCGCTGGCGCATTGGCTGGCCGCCGGCCTGCCGCTGATCGTCGCAACCCCCGTGCTCGGCCTGCTGCTCAACCTCGACATGGTCGCAACCGGCGCGGTGGCGCTGACGCTGCTCGCCGGCACCCCGGCGCTGACATTTACCGGGATGATCGGTGCGGCGCTGGCGGTGACGTTGCATCGTGGCGGCTTGCTGATGGCCGTCCTGGTGCTGCCGCTGTCGATCCCGGTGCTGATCTTCGGCGTCGCGGCCTCGCAGGCGGTGATCGTCGGCCCGATGACGTTCGGCGCGCCGTTCTCGATCCTGTGCGCGCTGTCGCTGGTCAGCCTCGTGATCGGCCCCTTCGCGGCCGCGGCGAGCCTGAAGCATGGACTGGATTGA
- the ccmA gene encoding heme ABC exporter ATP-binding protein CcmA, translating to MQLSGHGVICVRGGREVFAGLEFRAVSGEAVAVVGRNGSGKTSLLRLIAGLLIPAGGTIVLDGGDSELTLPEQCHYLGHRDALKPALSVAENLTFWADFLGGERFDAGESLATVGLDHAADLPAAFLSAGQRRRLSLARLLTVRRPVWLLDEPTTALDVAGQDMFSGLMREHLGRGGLIVAATHAPLGIDSRELRIGGVV from the coding sequence ATGCAGCTTTCCGGACATGGGGTCATTTGCGTGCGGGGCGGCCGCGAGGTGTTTGCCGGGCTCGAATTCAGGGCCGTCTCCGGCGAAGCCGTGGCGGTCGTCGGCCGCAACGGATCGGGCAAGACCTCGCTGCTGCGGCTGATCGCGGGCCTGCTCATTCCAGCGGGCGGCACGATCGTGCTGGACGGAGGCGATTCCGAGCTGACATTGCCGGAGCAATGCCACTATCTCGGCCATCGCGACGCCCTGAAGCCGGCCCTGAGCGTGGCGGAGAATCTGACATTCTGGGCCGATTTTCTCGGCGGCGAGCGTTTCGACGCCGGCGAGAGCCTCGCCACGGTCGGGCTCGACCATGCCGCCGATCTGCCCGCCGCCTTCCTGTCCGCCGGCCAGCGCCGCCGGCTCTCGCTGGCCCGCCTGCTGACCGTGCGCCGACCGGTCTGGCTGCTGGACGAGCCGACCACCGCGCTGGATGTCGCGGGACAGGACATGTTTTCCGGATTGATGCGCGAGCACCTCGGCCGCGGCGGCCTGATCGTCGCCGCCACCCACGCCCCGCTCGGAATCGATTCGCGGGAGCTGCGGATCGGGGGTGTGGTGTGA